A DNA window from Niabella yanshanensis contains the following coding sequences:
- a CDS encoding DinB family protein, which translates to MFDTKEKEQVLEAKTLQLVIPQYRMHTQLFDNVIENISGFDALKRVNDVTNHFVWMAGNMVNIRYWLANILGVEDKDPNEELFKDARALDPNVNYPELRDLKDQWHKVSGQLYDMLYRVSDEELAQPYSIGMGVDFFEENKLNMVGMCLDRESYLLGQMGLMRRALGYEGMKYDINKDIRY; encoded by the coding sequence ATGTTTGATACTAAAGAAAAAGAACAGGTACTGGAAGCAAAAACGCTTCAATTAGTAATTCCACAGTACCGCATGCATACCCAGCTTTTTGATAACGTGATAGAAAACATCTCGGGTTTCGATGCTTTAAAAAGAGTGAACGACGTCACCAACCATTTTGTGTGGATGGCCGGAAATATGGTTAATATCCGTTATTGGTTGGCCAATATTCTGGGTGTGGAAGATAAAGATCCCAATGAAGAATTGTTTAAGGACGCACGGGCATTGGATCCTAACGTTAATTACCCTGAGTTGCGTGACCTGAAAGACCAGTGGCATAAAGTTTCGGGTCAGTTATATGATATGTTGTATCGTGTTTCTGATGAAGAATTGGCGCAGCCTTATAGTATAGGTATGGGCGTAGATTTTTTCGAAGAGAATAAACTCAATATGGTAGGCATGTGCCTCGACAGGGAGAGCTACCTTTTAGGACAGATGGGATTGATGCGCAGGGCTTTGGGTTACGAAGGGATGAAGTACGATATCAATAAAGACATACGGTATTAA
- a CDS encoding alpha/beta hydrolase produces MNTKHIVLIHGLFVNNTTWADWKAYFEAQGYTVHTPANPGHEGLPADLRSSMHPKLVQTGFTDLVDNIANLIDSLPEKPIVIGHSLAGLIVQKLVEMNKAVAGISIDGAPPKNVLAPWATVKAVWPVVNLFKGNSAFMGSKKWYHRHFFNNYSKAESDLLYEATAVPESRKIARDTLLSSFATVDFSKPHAPLLFIGGSKDTIFASSFTKKIAAQYKDSNSRVNYKHFEGRSHFIAGETGWEEVAAYVLSWIKSL; encoded by the coding sequence ATGAACACAAAGCACATTGTACTGATCCATGGTTTATTTGTAAACAATACTACCTGGGCCGACTGGAAAGCCTATTTTGAAGCCCAGGGTTACACAGTACATACCCCAGCAAATCCGGGTCATGAGGGCTTGCCTGCTGATTTAAGAAGCAGTATGCATCCCAAACTGGTTCAAACCGGCTTTACAGATCTAGTAGATAATATAGCAAACTTAATAGACAGTTTGCCAGAAAAACCTATTGTTATCGGTCACTCTTTAGCCGGCCTGATTGTACAAAAACTGGTAGAAATGAATAAAGCGGTAGCTGGTATCAGTATTGATGGTGCGCCTCCCAAAAATGTTTTAGCGCCATGGGCAACAGTAAAAGCCGTATGGCCTGTGGTCAACCTGTTTAAAGGAAACAGTGCCTTTATGGGCAGTAAAAAATGGTACCATCGCCATTTTTTCAATAACTATAGTAAAGCCGAAAGCGATCTTTTATATGAGGCCACTGCAGTTCCTGAAAGTCGCAAAATAGCCCGGGACACTTTACTAAGTTCTTTTGCTACAGTAGATTTTTCAAAACCACATGCTCCCTTATTGTTTATCGGAGGTAGTAAAGACACCATTTTTGCTTCTTCTTTTACTAAAAAAATTGCAGCGCAATATAAAGACTCCAATAGCCGGGTGAACTACAAACACTTTGAGGGTCGGAGCCATTTTATTGCGGGTGAAACGGGCTGGGAAGAGGTTGCAGCTTATGTGTTAAGCTGGATCAAATCTCTGTAG
- a CDS encoding alpha-L-fucosidase: MTNDKKKTGILLAVLCVLLLTVQTASGQLKSINNRLPLLQKAFVDLRFGMFIHFNIPTYMNQDWADPEASPSLFNPAKLDCNQWAAAAKSANMSYGCLTTKHHSGFSIWDTKTTSYNVMNSPLKRDVVKEFTEAFRKAGLKVMLYYSILDTHHQLRPNSITPAHIKMVKDQITELLTRYGKIEALIIDGWDAPWSRISYDDIPFEEIYLLIKKLQPDCLVMDLNGAKYPAEGMFYTDIKTYEMGAGQKVQEDKNRMPALACLPINSSWFWKDNFPTTPVKEPSKLVNDLIIPLNNANCNFILNVAPNKDGLIDDNALASLKEVGKMWSNKGPVVNLPTLDAPIISHNLATGKPTNSSWSDDMNIMDFANDDRYTTSWVSNPTVKEPWYEIDLTKATVFNAISITETRSNINQYRIEYFTNGNWKTVINGDMSKNVKVHRFPSVTGAKIRIHILNARQQVSIAEVGIYNEKI, encoded by the coding sequence ATGACAAACGATAAAAAAAAGACAGGCATTTTATTAGCGGTCCTCTGTGTTCTTTTACTAACAGTACAGACAGCCTCGGGCCAATTAAAAAGCATTAACAACCGGTTACCCCTTTTGCAAAAGGCTTTTGTTGACCTCAGGTTCGGAATGTTTATACATTTCAATATTCCTACTTATATGAACCAGGACTGGGCTGATCCGGAGGCCTCTCCTTCCCTGTTCAATCCGGCGAAACTCGACTGTAACCAATGGGCAGCGGCAGCAAAAAGCGCCAATATGAGCTATGGTTGTCTTACTACCAAACACCATAGCGGCTTTAGCATCTGGGATACTAAAACTACATCTTATAATGTAATGAACAGCCCGCTGAAGCGCGATGTAGTAAAAGAATTCACCGAAGCTTTTAGAAAAGCCGGCTTAAAAGTAATGCTGTACTATTCTATCTTAGATACACACCATCAATTAAGGCCTAATAGCATCACACCTGCTCATATCAAAATGGTTAAAGATCAGATTACCGAGCTGCTCACCAGATATGGCAAAATAGAAGCTTTAATCATAGATGGCTGGGATGCGCCCTGGTCGAGGATCAGCTACGACGATATCCCGTTTGAAGAGATATACCTGCTAATAAAAAAACTGCAACCCGATTGCCTGGTGATGGATCTTAACGGAGCCAAGTATCCGGCTGAAGGAATGTTCTATACAGATATCAAAACCTACGAAATGGGCGCAGGGCAAAAAGTACAGGAAGATAAAAACCGCATGCCCGCCCTGGCCTGCCTGCCTATCAATTCTTCCTGGTTCTGGAAAGATAATTTCCCCACCACTCCTGTGAAAGAGCCTTCGAAACTGGTGAATGATTTGATTATCCCGCTTAATAATGCCAACTGTAATTTTATCCTGAATGTGGCACCCAATAAGGACGGGCTTATTGATGATAACGCCCTGGCCTCCTTAAAAGAAGTGGGCAAAATGTGGAGTAATAAGGGACCTGTTGTCAACCTGCCCACATTAGACGCACCGATCATTTCGCACAACCTGGCTACCGGCAAGCCCACCAATTCGAGTTGGAGCGACGACATGAACATTATGGACTTTGCCAACGATGACCGTTATACCACATCATGGGTATCCAATCCAACAGTAAAAGAACCCTGGTATGAAATCGACCTGACAAAGGCTACAGTATTCAATGCGATATCTATTACAGAAACTCGTTCCAACATCAACCAATACCGCATCGAGTATTTTACGAATGGTAACTGGAAAACGGTCATTAACGGAGATATGAGCAAGAATGTAAAGGTGCACCGGTTTCCATCGGTAACCGGTGCAAAGATCAGGATACATATTCTGAATGCCCGCCAACAAGTGTCTATTGCTGAAGTTGGCATTTATAATGAAAAAATTTAG
- a CDS encoding OsmC family protein encodes MTSEVIYNGDLRTTCTHLKSGSNFETDAPVDNNGKGERFSPTDLMATSLATCMVTVMGIKARTMNFDLNEVKVEVLKKMAAEPRRVSGIDLKFHIPANLASIDEKTITILKNTGNSCPVAKSLHPDIEVTVDWGAWS; translated from the coding sequence ATGACATCGGAAGTAATTTATAATGGTGACCTGCGCACCACCTGCACGCATTTAAAGAGCGGCTCTAATTTTGAAACAGACGCACCTGTTGACAATAACGGCAAAGGCGAGCGATTTTCTCCAACGGATTTGATGGCCACCAGCCTGGCTACCTGCATGGTAACAGTAATGGGCATTAAAGCCCGCACCATGAACTTTGATCTGAATGAGGTAAAAGTAGAAGTGTTGAAGAAAATGGCGGCCGAACCTCGTCGTGTAAGCGGGATTGATCTGAAATTTCACATTCCGGCAAACCTCGCTTCGATTGACGAAAAAACAATCACTATTTTGAAAAACACAGGCAACAGCTGCCCTGTAGCCAAAAGCCTTCATCCAGACATAGAAGTAACAGTTGACTGGGGAGCCTGGTCCTAG
- a CDS encoding GH92 family glycosyl hydrolase, whose product MKKILLPLISCVLSIYAPAQSNSHLTELVDYVNPLMGTDSKGSLSNGNTYPAIGLPWGMNLWTAQTGSNGNGWQYTYASDKIRGFKQTHQPSPWMNDYGMFSIMPVTGKAVADQDGRASWFSHKAEIAKPYYYSVYLADHDVTTEITPTERAACFRFTFPKTDSAFVVIDAFDKESYVEIIPSQNKIIGYTTKYARGKLKNFKNYFVIQFDRPFTSTGTWVDKDITRGSLKLLEQKNSGAIVGFSISKRGDKVQAKVASSFISPEQAEINLKEIGNRNFDQVAAAGRNIWNKTLGTIKAESKNTDQLRTFYSCLYRMVFFPNKLYEIDAKGKIMHYSPYTGEVLPGYMFAGTGFWDTFRALYPFLNFAFPSINKEMQEGLINDYKEGGFLPEWSSPGYADIMIGNNSASVVSDAYIKGGRGYDIQTLYKALQHGANNEGPITAVGRKGVQYYNELGYVPYDVGINENAARTLEYAYDDFSIYQLAKALNRPKEEIELYKKRSLNYKNLFDPEHKLMRGKNKDGQFQKPFNPQKWGDAFTEGNSWHYSWSVFHDINGLLQLMGGKKDFVTMLDSVFVMPPTFDDSYYGGVIHEIREMQIMNMGQYAHGNQPIQHMIYLYNYAGEPWKTQYWSREVMDKLYFATPDGYCGDEDNGQTSAWYVFSAMGFYPVCPATDQYVLGSPLFDKITVTLENGKKVVITSSNNDKNNRYVNALKFNGANYTKNWISHFDLQKGAKLDFSMSNTPNKTRGTSDTDFPYSLSTDPHSK is encoded by the coding sequence ATGAAAAAAATCCTGCTACCTCTTATCTCCTGCGTGTTGTCTATATATGCGCCGGCACAGAGCAATAGCCATCTAACAGAACTGGTAGACTATGTAAACCCGTTAATGGGTACGGATTCCAAGGGAAGCCTTTCCAACGGCAATACTTACCCTGCTATAGGTTTACCCTGGGGCATGAATTTATGGACAGCGCAAACCGGTAGCAATGGCAATGGCTGGCAGTATACTTATGCTTCTGATAAAATAAGAGGATTTAAGCAAACCCACCAGCCCTCCCCGTGGATGAATGATTATGGTATGTTTTCTATCATGCCTGTTACGGGTAAAGCGGTAGCAGACCAGGACGGAAGAGCCAGCTGGTTTTCTCATAAAGCAGAAATTGCGAAGCCTTATTATTACAGTGTTTACCTGGCCGATCACGACGTGACAACCGAGATCACACCTACCGAAAGAGCCGCCTGTTTTCGCTTTACCTTCCCTAAAACTGATAGTGCCTTTGTAGTGATCGATGCTTTTGACAAAGAGTCTTATGTAGAGATCATTCCTTCACAAAATAAAATCATTGGCTATACAACCAAGTATGCACGCGGAAAGCTGAAGAACTTTAAGAACTATTTTGTAATCCAGTTCGACCGGCCCTTTACCAGCACCGGCACATGGGTGGACAAAGATATTACGAGGGGATCTTTGAAACTGCTGGAACAAAAGAACAGCGGAGCCATAGTTGGCTTTTCCATTTCTAAAAGAGGCGACAAAGTACAGGCTAAAGTAGCTTCTTCTTTCATCAGTCCCGAACAGGCTGAAATCAACCTGAAAGAAATCGGCAACAGGAACTTTGACCAGGTTGCAGCTGCAGGTCGTAATATATGGAACAAAACACTGGGCACTATTAAAGCCGAAAGCAAGAATACAGACCAATTGCGTACTTTCTACTCCTGCTTATACAGGATGGTGTTCTTCCCTAACAAACTATATGAAATTGATGCCAAAGGAAAAATAATGCATTACAGCCCTTATACCGGTGAAGTATTGCCTGGCTATATGTTTGCCGGTACCGGTTTCTGGGATACATTCCGCGCACTCTACCCCTTTCTAAACTTTGCCTTCCCCTCTATCAACAAAGAAATGCAGGAGGGTTTGATTAACGATTATAAAGAAGGCGGCTTTCTTCCCGAATGGAGCAGCCCGGGTTATGCCGATATTATGATCGGCAATAATTCAGCATCTGTTGTATCAGATGCCTATATCAAAGGAGGCCGTGGTTACGATATACAAACGCTCTATAAAGCCCTGCAACATGGCGCCAACAATGAAGGCCCTATAACCGCTGTAGGAAGAAAAGGCGTTCAATATTATAATGAACTGGGCTATGTGCCCTACGACGTGGGTATTAATGAAAATGCAGCCCGTACTTTAGAATATGCTTATGATGATTTTTCCATTTACCAATTGGCAAAGGCGCTAAACCGCCCCAAGGAAGAAATAGAACTGTATAAAAAACGTAGTCTGAATTACAAAAATCTGTTTGATCCTGAGCATAAACTAATGCGCGGTAAAAATAAAGACGGGCAGTTTCAAAAGCCGTTCAATCCGCAAAAGTGGGGTGACGCATTTACCGAAGGTAACAGCTGGCATTATTCCTGGAGCGTTTTCCACGACATCAATGGTCTGCTGCAACTGATGGGTGGCAAAAAAGACTTTGTAACAATGCTGGACTCCGTTTTCGTTATGCCCCCTACTTTCGACGACTCTTATTATGGCGGCGTCATACATGAGATCAGGGAAATGCAGATCATGAACATGGGGCAATATGCGCATGGCAATCAGCCCATTCAGCACATGATCTATTTATACAACTATGCCGGCGAACCCTGGAAAACCCAGTACTGGAGCCGTGAAGTAATGGATAAACTTTACTTTGCTACCCCTGACGGCTATTGCGGTGATGAAGACAATGGCCAGACTTCTGCCTGGTATGTATTTTCTGCTATGGGCTTTTATCCAGTATGCCCGGCCACAGACCAATATGTACTGGGATCTCCCCTGTTTGATAAAATAACCGTTACGCTTGAAAATGGCAAAAAGGTTGTCATTACCTCCAGTAACAACGACAAGAACAATCGCTATGTAAATGCACTGAAATTCAATGGCGCTAATTACACCAAAAACTGGATCAGTCATTTTGATCTGCAGAAAGGCGCTAAACTGGATTTCTCTATGAGCAACACGCCTAACAAAACCAGGGGAACCAGCGATACAGATTTTCCTTATTCACTATCAACCGATCCACATTCAAAATAA
- a CDS encoding GH92 family glycosyl hydrolase, whose amino-acid sequence MSYKALTLSITSLFAGCLLQAQNNNLTQYVNPLIGTAKMGHTYPGATVPFGAVQLSPDTDTIPYAGPDGKYTGTAYRYCAGYQYDDPTIVGFSHTHFSGTGHSDLGDFLIMPTTGQLQLNPGTADKPETGYRSRFSHSNEIAEPNYYKVKLDDHNILAEMTTTTRVGVHQYTFPKSDDAHIILDLMHGIYNYDDKNTWTFVRIENDTLITGYKQTHGWAKTRTVYFAMTFSKPVQSYGYAQFKKQVYQGFWRRFNVTRNFPEMIGQNLRAYFNFKTEQDEKIKIKFALSPVSTTNALENLRTETPSWDFAAIKVKGQQQWNQELNKIQVEALNKEDMTNFYTAMYHTFLGPTVYSDMNGQYKGLDQNIHTANNFTNYTTFSLWDTYRTLHPFFNLVQPQRNSHMIQSMLAHQQQSAHKMLPVWSHYANENWCMSGYHAVPVVADAIVKGIKGFDYNKALEACITTANVKYYDGLDDYIRLGYIPDDKRGNSVSTTLEYAFDDWSIAMAAKKLGRNDVYEAFIKRSQNWKNVYDAAIGYMRPKLSNGSFKKEFDILSTHGQGFIEGNAWNFSLFVPHDPKGMIDAMGGDKKFLPHLDSLFSMHLPDEFFAHTEDITREGIIGNYVHGNEPSHHVAYLYNFTSQPWKTQERVRMILKKQYKAAIDGLGGNDDCGQMSAWYIFTALGFYPFAPGSETYQLGSPAIKKAVIHLENGNTLTVDTRNQSDKNVYVSKVTFNGIPVKGTAIDHSKLIAGGELVFYMSSKPTK is encoded by the coding sequence ATGAGCTACAAAGCACTTACACTATCTATAACTTCCCTTTTTGCAGGTTGCCTATTACAGGCACAAAACAACAATCTGACTCAATACGTGAATCCATTGATTGGTACTGCCAAAATGGGACATACCTATCCGGGCGCAACCGTACCGTTTGGCGCCGTACAGTTAAGTCCCGATACAGACACCATTCCCTACGCGGGCCCCGACGGTAAGTATACAGGCACCGCCTATCGATACTGCGCGGGATACCAGTATGATGATCCAACCATTGTTGGATTCAGCCACACCCATTTCAGTGGCACCGGTCATTCAGACCTGGGCGATTTCCTGATCATGCCCACCACCGGCCAACTACAGCTAAACCCCGGGACAGCGGACAAGCCTGAGACGGGTTACAGGAGCCGGTTCAGCCATAGCAACGAAATAGCTGAACCTAACTATTACAAGGTAAAACTCGACGATCATAATATACTGGCCGAAATGACTACCACCACCCGCGTCGGCGTACACCAGTATACTTTTCCTAAATCAGACGATGCGCATATTATCCTCGACCTGATGCATGGTATTTATAATTATGATGATAAAAATACCTGGACTTTCGTCAGAATAGAAAACGATACGTTGATCACCGGTTATAAACAAACGCACGGCTGGGCTAAAACACGTACGGTGTATTTTGCCATGACCTTCTCCAAGCCTGTTCAAAGCTACGGATATGCTCAATTTAAGAAACAGGTATACCAGGGCTTCTGGCGCCGGTTTAACGTAACCCGGAATTTCCCGGAAATGATCGGGCAAAACCTGCGGGCTTATTTTAATTTCAAAACAGAGCAGGACGAAAAAATAAAAATAAAATTTGCGCTATCCCCTGTTAGTACAACGAACGCATTGGAAAATCTTCGTACAGAAACACCATCGTGGGATTTCGCTGCCATCAAAGTAAAAGGCCAGCAACAATGGAACCAGGAGCTGAATAAGATACAGGTAGAGGCTTTGAATAAAGAGGACATGACCAATTTTTACACAGCCATGTATCATACTTTCCTGGGGCCAACTGTTTACAGCGATATGAATGGCCAATATAAAGGATTAGACCAAAATATTCATACGGCTAATAACTTCACTAACTATACTACATTTTCTCTTTGGGATACTTACAGAACACTTCACCCCTTCTTTAACCTGGTGCAGCCTCAACGTAACAGCCATATGATCCAAAGCATGTTAGCACACCAGCAACAAAGCGCGCATAAAATGCTACCCGTATGGAGTCATTATGCCAATGAAAATTGGTGTATGAGCGGCTATCATGCAGTACCTGTAGTAGCCGATGCCATCGTTAAAGGCATTAAAGGATTTGATTATAACAAGGCGCTGGAAGCCTGCATTACCACGGCCAATGTAAAATATTATGACGGATTGGATGACTATATACGCCTTGGATATATACCTGATGATAAACGGGGCAACTCGGTGTCTACTACACTCGAATATGCATTTGACGACTGGAGCATTGCCATGGCAGCAAAAAAACTTGGCAGGAATGATGTATATGAAGCCTTTATCAAAAGATCACAAAACTGGAAAAATGTATATGACGCAGCTATAGGTTACATGCGCCCTAAGCTCAGCAACGGCAGCTTTAAAAAAGAATTTGACATACTCTCAACCCATGGCCAGGGCTTTATTGAAGGCAATGCCTGGAACTTCAGCTTATTTGTTCCGCATGACCCCAAAGGTATGATCGATGCGATGGGTGGTGATAAAAAATTCCTGCCGCATTTAGACTCGTTATTTAGTATGCATTTACCGGACGAGTTTTTTGCGCATACAGAAGACATTACCCGGGAAGGGATTATCGGTAATTATGTACATGGCAACGAACCTTCGCACCATGTAGCTTACCTGTATAACTTTACCAGTCAGCCCTGGAAAACACAGGAACGGGTGCGCATGATCCTTAAAAAGCAATACAAAGCTGCTATTGACGGGTTAGGCGGCAATGATGACTGCGGACAAATGAGCGCCTGGTATATTTTCACTGCATTAGGCTTCTACCCTTTTGCGCCCGGCAGCGAAACCTACCAGTTGGGAAGCCCGGCAATTAAAAAAGCTGTGATCCATTTGGAAAATGGCAATACACTAACGGTAGATACCCGGAACCAATCGGATAAAAACGTATATGTATCCAAAGTTACTTTTAACGGTATTCCGGTAAAAGGAACAGCCATCGATCATAGTAAGTTAATAGCGGGTGGTGAGCTGGTATTTTATATGTCGTCGAAGCCTACTAAATAG
- a CDS encoding basic secretory protein-like protein produces the protein MKKIIAGIGLLAFIATNNNVHAQERAWEDVDITSAISNDTIKRKKFTIVFINKSGKFDPKTGDRMIETFFKVYPQEAKLYNKNTRKLVTFVIDPEYTAVAAASGGVIKVNPEWMIKNPEDLDVVTHEAMHIVQSYPGWAGPGWVTEGVADYVRYKLGVNNHASNWSLPALTDKHHYTNAYRITARFFVWIEKNYNKKLVQKLDHAMRTKTYTKDFWAKETGKTVDELWDLYKKNPAI, from the coding sequence ATGAAAAAGATAATCGCAGGGATAGGATTACTGGCCTTCATAGCTACCAACAATAATGTACATGCTCAGGAAAGAGCCTGGGAAGATGTTGACATCACCAGTGCTATTAGTAATGATACGATCAAAAGAAAAAAGTTCACCATCGTTTTTATTAATAAGTCTGGAAAGTTCGATCCGAAGACGGGCGATCGTATGATCGAAACCTTTTTTAAAGTATATCCGCAGGAAGCTAAACTGTACAATAAGAACACCCGGAAGTTGGTTACATTTGTAATCGATCCTGAATATACTGCAGTGGCTGCAGCTTCAGGTGGTGTAATTAAAGTAAATCCTGAATGGATGATCAAAAACCCCGAGGACCTCGATGTGGTAACACATGAAGCAATGCATATTGTACAAAGCTATCCGGGATGGGCCGGGCCGGGCTGGGTTACAGAAGGTGTTGCAGACTATGTTCGTTACAAGCTGGGCGTGAACAATCACGCTTCGAACTGGAGCCTGCCTGCATTAACGGATAAGCATCATTACACTAATGCTTACAGGATTACCGCGAGGTTCTTTGTATGGATTGAAAAGAATTATAATAAAAAGCTGGTTCAGAAACTGGATCATGCAATGCGGACAAAAACTTATACCAAAGATTTCTGGGCTAAAGAAACCGGTAAAACGGTAGATGAACTTTGGGATCTTTATAAAAAAAATCCGGCCATCTAA
- a CDS encoding winged helix-turn-helix transcriptional regulator, with protein sequence MTAVKKTSTIQENKQIALDLCPVTYVMEKIGGYWKPIILYHLSKQSKRYSEVKRAIPAITEKVLIQHLKQLEEDGLVIRESKPVVPPFVTYSLSTSGKGLIPVINAMAKWAIKERTGAFV encoded by the coding sequence ATGACAGCAGTAAAGAAAACATCTACCATACAGGAGAATAAACAGATTGCACTGGATCTTTGTCCCGTAACCTATGTTATGGAAAAGATAGGAGGTTACTGGAAGCCAATCATCCTTTACCATCTATCCAAACAGTCTAAACGATACAGTGAGGTGAAGCGGGCTATCCCAGCTATTACCGAGAAAGTACTCATACAGCACCTGAAGCAGCTGGAAGAAGACGGGCTGGTAATCAGGGAGTCGAAGCCGGTGGTGCCGCCTTTTGTTACTTATAGCCTGAGCACTTCGGGTAAGGGACTGATACCCGTAATCAATGCAATGGCCAAATGGGCGATTAAGGAAAGGACGGGAGCGTTTGTGTGA
- a CDS encoding NmrA family NAD(P)-binding protein: MKITVTGSLGNIGKNLIPILTGAGHDVTAISSNIERKADIEALGAKAAIGSVSNSNFLTTAFSGADAIFAMTPPNLGGSHIIENTTNAGKAFAAAIIASGVKKVVMLSSIGADVPSGTGPIEGLYHIEQIYSQLEGVSVTFLRAGYFYTNYYNDVPLIKNAGIIGSNFSDTISIPLVHPVDIATAAAEELQRPAAGNQVRYIVSDYRPAADVASTIGAAIGKPELPWVAFTDVEALQGMTQAGVPEEIAGLYVAMGSGLRNGTIQEDFVQTAAPVTGVIKLEDFAKEYATAF, from the coding sequence ATGAAAATTACAGTAACAGGATCTTTAGGAAATATCGGCAAGAACTTAATCCCCATACTTACCGGTGCCGGACATGATGTAACTGCTATTAGCAGCAATATTGAACGTAAAGCCGATATAGAAGCATTGGGTGCAAAAGCTGCCATAGGTTCGGTGAGCAATAGCAATTTCCTTACAACAGCTTTTTCAGGAGCAGATGCCATTTTCGCCATGACACCTCCCAACCTGGGCGGCAGCCATATCATTGAAAACACCACCAACGCAGGCAAAGCATTTGCAGCAGCCATTATCGCTTCCGGTGTTAAAAAAGTAGTGATGCTAAGCAGCATTGGAGCAGATGTACCCAGTGGCACCGGCCCTATTGAGGGCCTGTACCATATAGAACAGATCTACAGCCAACTCGAAGGCGTTTCTGTAACCTTCCTGCGGGCAGGCTATTTTTACACGAACTATTACAATGATGTACCACTTATTAAAAATGCAGGTATCATAGGCTCGAATTTCTCTGATACCATTTCTATACCTCTCGTTCATCCGGTGGATATCGCAACCGCGGCGGCTGAGGAATTACAGCGACCAGCCGCAGGTAATCAAGTGCGTTATATAGTAAGCGACTATCGCCCGGCCGCAGACGTGGCTTCAACAATCGGAGCTGCAATAGGCAAGCCAGAACTACCTTGGGTAGCATTTACCGATGTAGAGGCATTACAAGGTATGACACAGGCAGGCGTGCCGGAAGAAATTGCTGGCCTATATGTTGCCATGGGATCAGGTTTAAGAAATGGTACTATTCAGGAGGATTTTGTGCAAACAGCAGCACCGGTAACAGGAGTTATTAAACTGGAAGACTTTGCTAAAGAATATGCTACTGCTTTCTAA
- a CDS encoding Crp/Fnr family transcriptional regulator: MTDFELLAFAFKQFAGLPAQEFEKSMPYWKNETFKKWDFYNQHQSVCKYLGFIKKGVFRSYVIDGKTGEDKNVFLYSGNQFVVSFKSFIQQIPCDYHTQAMTEAEVLCIHFLDLQKLYQQSHAWEKFGRLLAQEAFNISMERTESFLFKSPEQRYLDLIKNHPDIFNNIPLYHISSYLGIQGPSLSRIRKRILGK; the protein is encoded by the coding sequence ATGACAGATTTTGAATTATTGGCATTCGCCTTCAAACAATTCGCTGGTTTACCAGCACAAGAATTTGAAAAATCAATGCCCTACTGGAAAAACGAAACGTTTAAAAAATGGGATTTTTATAATCAGCACCAGTCGGTTTGCAAATACCTGGGATTTATAAAGAAGGGTGTATTTCGCTCGTATGTAATTGATGGCAAAACCGGTGAGGATAAAAATGTTTTTCTCTACTCAGGCAACCAATTTGTAGTTTCTTTTAAAAGCTTCATACAACAAATCCCCTGTGATTACCACACCCAGGCGATGACGGAGGCCGAGGTTTTATGTATTCATTTTTTAGATTTACAGAAGCTTTACCAGCAATCACATGCCTGGGAGAAATTTGGCCGCTTGCTGGCCCAGGAGGCTTTCAATATTTCTATGGAACGCACGGAAAGCTTTCTTTTTAAATCGCCCGAACAACGATACCTGGACCTTATCAAAAACCACCCGGATATCTTCAATAATATTCCATTGTATCATATTTCCTCCTACCTGGGTATACAGGGACCCTCGCTCAGCCGCATCCGGAAAAGAATTTTAGGTAAATAA